Proteins encoded together in one Chitinophaga varians window:
- a CDS encoding esterase-like activity of phytase family protein, with amino-acid sequence MKVSRFLLAIVAVALGASCASTRPATKSVAAGFGRLRLIGEQTIPHNMPFMGTVTGGLSGIDYDASRQQYYMICDDRSELAPARFYTAKLYFSAQSFDSVRFTGMTTLLQQNGQPYPGVKVNPALTPDPEALRYNAQKGCLVWSSEGERIVNTKDTILTNPGVYEISIDGHYLDSFALPSQFRMQATDNGPRRNGAFEGLGFTPDYRHTFVSLEEPRYEDGPRADVGDTTALTRLIKYDNKTLQPVAQYAYRLEPVAYPAIPANAFKVNGISDILVLSDHQLLSIERSFSSGVKDCTIKVFLVDLHGATDISDINSLKTANGVKTVTKSLLFDFASLGKYIDNIEGVTFGPVLPNGHKSLVFAADNNFSAAEESQFFVFELIP; translated from the coding sequence ATGAAAGTATCCCGGTTTTTGCTGGCCATTGTTGCCGTGGCTTTAGGCGCCAGTTGCGCCAGTACCCGTCCTGCTACCAAATCTGTTGCCGCCGGCTTCGGCAGGCTCCGGCTCATCGGGGAGCAGACCATACCGCATAACATGCCTTTTATGGGCACCGTTACCGGCGGGCTCTCCGGCATAGATTACGACGCTTCACGGCAGCAGTATTATATGATCTGTGATGACCGTTCCGAACTGGCACCAGCCCGCTTTTATACGGCCAAACTTTACTTTTCCGCCCAGTCGTTTGACAGCGTTCGCTTTACTGGCATGACGACGCTGCTGCAACAGAACGGGCAACCTTATCCCGGTGTAAAAGTCAATCCGGCGCTGACGCCCGATCCCGAAGCGTTGCGCTACAACGCCCAAAAGGGGTGCCTGGTATGGAGCAGCGAAGGAGAACGGATTGTGAACACCAAAGACACCATCCTCACCAACCCCGGCGTATATGAAATATCTATAGACGGTCACTACCTGGATTCTTTCGCACTGCCATCGCAGTTCCGTATGCAGGCCACAGACAACGGCCCCCGGCGTAATGGCGCCTTTGAAGGCCTCGGCTTTACACCGGACTACCGCCACACGTTCGTCAGCCTGGAAGAACCCCGCTATGAAGACGGTCCCCGTGCAGACGTAGGAGACACCACAGCGCTTACACGACTGATCAAATATGACAACAAAACCCTGCAACCGGTGGCGCAATATGCCTACCGCTTAGAACCCGTTGCATATCCGGCCATTCCCGCCAATGCATTTAAGGTAAACGGCATCTCCGATATCCTGGTGTTGTCTGATCATCAGTTGTTGTCCATAGAACGCTCTTTTTCTTCCGGCGTGAAAGACTGCACCATCAAAGTGTTCCTGGTGGACCTTCACGGCGCCACGGACATCAGTGATATCAACTCACTGAAAACTGCCAATGGTGTGAAGACCGTTACCAAATCCTTACTTTTTGATTTCGCTTCCCTTGGGAAATATATAGATAACATTGAAGGCGTAACTTTCGGACCTGTATTGCCCAATGGTCATAAAAGCCTGGTGTTTGCGGCAGATAACAACTTCTCCGCCGCAGAAGAAAGCCAGTTTTTTGTCTTTGAGCTGATTCCCTGA
- a CDS encoding copper resistance protein NlpE has translation MKYLLLLSAMALFACQHTRSGQQAGHPDSSAVSPVWVTYTGTLPCADCSGILTTLSLEENAPDGELGFKLKETYQGVAGKDQTFHSEGNYKVLHGDAEDKDAEIIQLNPDKDQNLQRYFRRAGDVLRQLDKDKQAVPGAMTYSLKRVSE, from the coding sequence ATGAAATACCTCCTGTTATTATCTGCCATGGCCCTATTTGCCTGTCAGCATACCCGCTCCGGCCAGCAGGCCGGCCATCCTGACAGCAGTGCCGTTTCCCCTGTCTGGGTCACCTATACCGGCACCCTTCCCTGTGCCGACTGCAGCGGCATCCTTACCACCCTTAGCCTCGAGGAGAACGCCCCCGACGGGGAGCTGGGCTTCAAACTCAAGGAAACCTACCAGGGAGTAGCCGGGAAAGATCAGACTTTTCACAGTGAGGGCAACTATAAGGTGCTGCATGGCGACGCAGAAGACAAAGATGCTGAGATCATACAGCTTAACCCGGACAAAGACCAGAACCTTCAACGTTATTTCCGCAGGGCAGGGGATGTGCTCCGTCAGTTGGACAAGGACAAACAGGCTGTCCCAGGTGCTATGACCTATAGCCTCAAACGCGTCAGTGAATAA
- a CDS encoding lmo0937 family membrane protein has translation MSNLLYLIAVILVIGWVLGFFVYSAGALIHALLVLAIIAILINIIRGRAV, from the coding sequence ATGAGTAACCTGTTGTATCTGATTGCCGTCATTCTCGTTATCGGGTGGGTTCTGGGGTTCTTTGTATATTCTGCCGGTGCCCTGATCCACGCACTACTGGTACTAGCTATCATTGCCATCTTAATTAACATTATTCGCGGCAGAGCGGTATAA
- a CDS encoding DUF6377 domain-containing protein translates to MTRILGCLMALLTLQMYVFGKSPQDSLLKELNRSIENAAVYDALKMKGIDSIKRTLANAGTDPGVRYHIYQLLYEQYKVFNFDSAFVYARLMEKVAGEMQDQQRLTYARTRIGFILLSSGMFTETSAFLNSLDVTGMPDSIRSQYYLMKSRFYYDLADYNQDRYYSPSYIHQGSIYMDSALHLLPPSSFEYQYNRGLQYYKMGNLAAARNSYPDLNQPGLNYRQLAVAACTLGYIYLHAHETDTAIELMYRSAIADIKSSTKETMAMYTLATLLFEKGDIKNASHFIEKAVAEAAFYGARQRKVQVSSILPIIEQERVNTAEERTRSLLIYASIVTLLLIAVVILAITVTRQVRKLKVAQEIITAAHLKQQEINNQLLEANKIKEEYVGYCFNIYASYISKIEKLKQTLEQKLTENKPSELKYLINNINVRQEREDLFTTFDRVFLKIFPHFVEEFNNLFEPVNQVVLRENELLNTDIRIFALIRIGITDNEKIARILEYSVNTIYAYKTKIKKRSLVPNEEFENRIMAIKAL, encoded by the coding sequence ATGACGCGTATTTTAGGCTGCCTGATGGCTTTGTTGACGTTGCAGATGTATGTGTTTGGAAAATCTCCACAGGACAGTTTGCTGAAGGAGTTAAACCGCAGCATTGAAAATGCAGCTGTGTACGACGCCCTGAAAATGAAAGGCATCGACAGTATCAAACGTACCCTTGCCAATGCCGGCACCGACCCGGGCGTCCGTTACCATATATACCAGCTATTATACGAGCAGTACAAAGTTTTCAATTTTGACTCTGCCTTTGTATATGCCCGCCTTATGGAAAAGGTGGCGGGGGAAATGCAGGACCAGCAGCGCCTCACCTATGCCCGCACCAGAATTGGTTTTATCCTGTTGTCTTCCGGCATGTTCACAGAGACATCCGCCTTTCTCAACAGCCTTGATGTGACCGGCATGCCCGACAGTATCCGCAGCCAGTATTATCTGATGAAAAGCCGGTTCTATTATGATCTGGCAGACTATAACCAGGACCGGTATTATTCCCCTTCCTATATTCACCAGGGCAGTATATATATGGACTCAGCCCTTCACCTGTTGCCTCCATCTTCTTTCGAATATCAGTATAACAGAGGGCTGCAATATTACAAGATGGGCAATCTCGCCGCTGCCCGTAACAGTTACCCTGATCTTAACCAGCCTGGGCTCAACTACCGGCAGCTGGCCGTTGCCGCCTGTACGCTGGGGTATATATACCTGCACGCCCATGAGACTGATACCGCTATTGAGCTGATGTACCGTTCTGCCATCGCAGATATTAAATCCTCCACCAAGGAAACCATGGCCATGTATACCCTGGCCACCCTGCTTTTTGAAAAAGGCGATATCAAAAACGCCTCGCACTTCATTGAAAAAGCTGTCGCCGAGGCAGCATTCTATGGCGCCAGACAACGAAAAGTGCAGGTTAGTAGTATTTTACCCATCATTGAACAGGAAAGGGTCAATACAGCCGAAGAAAGAACCAGATCGCTGCTCATCTATGCATCCATTGTGACATTGCTGCTGATTGCGGTGGTGATACTCGCTATCACAGTCACGAGGCAGGTGCGCAAACTGAAAGTCGCCCAGGAGATCATCACCGCAGCACATCTTAAACAACAGGAAATCAACAATCAATTACTGGAAGCCAATAAGATAAAGGAAGAATACGTCGGCTATTGTTTTAATATCTACGCGTCCTATATCAGCAAGATTGAAAAATTAAAACAGACGCTTGAACAAAAATTAACCGAAAACAAGCCGAGCGAGTTAAAATATCTTATAAATAATATCAATGTCCGGCAGGAACGGGAAGATCTTTTCACCACTTTCGACCGGGTGTTTCTAAAGATATTCCCTCATTTCGTGGAAGAATTTAATAACCTGTTTGAACCGGTCAACCAGGTAGTCCTTCGGGAAAATGAATTACTCAATACAGACATCCGGATTTTTGCCCTTATTCGTATAGGCATCACTGATAATGAAAAAATTGCCCGGATACTGGAGTATTCCGTCAACACCATTTACGCCTATAAGACCAAAATCAAAAAACGTTCATTGGTGCCCAATGAAGAATTTGAAAACCGGATCATGGCCATTAAAGCCCTTTAA